CAGTTCGAGCGCAAGGGCCAGGGCGTGGGCGGCATGCTCAAGCGCGCGGTCACCGGGGAGGGACTTCCGCTGATGGCGGTGCGCGGGCAGGGCGAGGCCTGGTTCGCCCACGAAGCGCAGAACTGCTTCGTCGTCGACGTCGAACCCGGTGACGAGTTCACGGTCAACGGCCGTAACGTCCTGTGTTTCGACGCCACGTTGTCCTACCGCATCGCGACCGTGAAGGGCGCCGGCATCACCGGCGGCGGCCTGTTCAACAGCGTCTTCACCGGACACGGCAAGCTGGGCCTGGTGTGCGAGGGCACTCCGCTCGTCATCCCGGTCTCCCCGCAGTACCCGGTGTACGTCGACACCGACGCGATCGTCGGCTGGACGGCGGGCCTGCAGACCTCGCTGCACCGCTCCCAGTCCATCGGCTCGATGCTGCGCGGCGGCTCCGGCGAGGCCGTGCAACTGGCGCTCCAGGGCGAGGGATACGTCGTCGTGCGGCCGAGCGAGGCGACACCGCAGAAGGCTGGTCAGCACTAAAGCCCCCTCCCACGGTGATCTGCGCCTCACAGGCAACCCCGTCCGTACGGTCGACGTCTTGATCGACAACAGGTGATGCCCTGGCCCTTGTGGCCAGGGCAGGTTTCCAGCTTTCTATACGCATCATGTATACACAGGGTGTATACATGATGCGTATACGGACGAAGGGCATCGATGTACGGCAAGGCATTCGCCCCGGAGTACCAGGGCGCGCTCACCACCCTGTCCGTCAACTCCTCACTGACCGACGTGCTGGCCGCCGGCACCGAGCAGTTGAG
The genomic region above belongs to Streptomyces coeruleorubidus and contains:
- a CDS encoding AIM24 family protein, whose translation is MKGDLFSSQHMAQPAVAPGMTVENAKCLRYTVNGEMLARQGAMIAYRGNLQFERKGQGVGGMLKRAVTGEGLPLMAVRGQGEAWFAHEAQNCFVVDVEPGDEFTVNGRNVLCFDATLSYRIATVKGAGITGGGLFNSVFTGHGKLGLVCEGTPLVIPVSPQYPVYVDTDAIVGWTAGLQTSLHRSQSIGSMLRGGSGEAVQLALQGEGYVVVRPSEATPQKAGQH